The nucleotide sequence ACCCATTAACCGCTTTACGAACCTTTGGAAAACTCTTACTGAAGCGTTTATTAGCCGATGAACGGGATCAAAATGTGGTTAAAGGAATTATCCGAGAAAGTGATCGCATACAAGATTTATTGCGTCAATTCGAGGAAGAAAACCACTTGGAAGGCGAAAATATTGGCAAATCAACATCCCTGGCCTTACCTGAAGCTCAAGCTAATTCGCCATTATTGTTACCGAGTATAACTTTAAGCTTAGAATTCATAGCTATAGATGAAGTTTTAACGCCTTTATTAATTTCTGCTCAAGCATTAGCTCAAGAAAAACAGATTGGGGTCACTTCAACCATTCCCACTAATTTACCGGCTATAAAAGCAAATTTTGCCGCTTTAAGAGAAGTTTTAACAAATTTGATTGATAATGCTATTAAATATACTCCGGCTGGTGGACAGGTTGATGTAAGTGTTAAATTTAAAAAGGAAGATAATTGGGAAACCATTGAAATTAGTGATACAGGCTATGGCATTCCCCAAGAAGATCAACAGCATATATTTGAGCGGCGATATCGAGGGGTTCAAGCAGAGGGCAGTATTCCGGGGACCGGATTAGGGTTAGCAATTGTTAAAGATTTAGTGGAACAAATGCAGGGAAAAATTGAGTTTATCAGTCCCAATAGAAAAAGTCAAAAAGCTTCTTGTCCGGGGACAACATTTATTGTTGGGTTTAAAGTTAGGGAGTAGGCAAGAGGCAAAAAGTATAATGACTAATGACTAACTAATAACTAATATGAAAATTCAGGTTAAAGTTAAACCTAATGCCAAACAGCAAAAAATAGAAGAGTTGGAGGATGGGAGTTTAGTTATTTCCTTAAAGTCTCCTCCAGTTGATGGAAAGGCCAATGAAGAATTAATTAAGCTGTTGGCGAAAAAATATCAGGTCTCTAAATCCCAGATTTCAATTCAGTCTGGGTTATCTTCTAGAAATAAATTAATTGAAATTGTAAATTAAGTAATCGAACAAAATTACAGTTAACTATCAAGGTTAGGGAACATTATTGAATAAACGGTTACCTTGATCAAAACTGAATGAACCTGCCCCAAAACAAGTAATCATCAGCAACCCTCCCATTAATCCCAAGTTTTTAAAAAACTGAATAT is from Gloeothece verrucosa PCC 7822 and encodes:
- a CDS encoding GAF domain-containing sensor histidine kinase; the encoded protein is MSNSLSILISPSAELVSLCQSQVELLSEGFKADWTAVYLTAKWEENASSELLPVVSYPEQFSWQNGKMTSLPGSGDEEKLMLPSLWQTLPERLNDAETQIESFNYLHKQEVAGQNNQLILPLIYEEIVMGLLVTVRKDLPWRETELTQIEKIVKTLALGCFLDQRQEWYKQQLQQQYAKSAHQRDRLDNLLHQLRNPLTALRTFGKLLLKRLLADERDQNVVKGIIRESDRIQDLLRQFEEENHLEGENIGKSTSLALPEAQANSPLLLPSITLSLEFIAIDEVLTPLLISAQALAQEKQIGVTSTIPTNLPAIKANFAALREVLTNLIDNAIKYTPAGGQVDVSVKFKKEDNWETIEISDTGYGIPQEDQQHIFERRYRGVQAEGSIPGTGLGLAIVKDLVEQMQGKIEFISPNRKSQKASCPGTTFIVGFKVRE
- a CDS encoding DUF167 domain-containing protein, yielding MKIQVKVKPNAKQQKIEELEDGSLVISLKSPPVDGKANEELIKLLAKKYQVSKSQISIQSGLSSRNKLIEIVN